In one window of Micromonospora cathayae DNA:
- a CDS encoding response regulator transcription factor, with protein MTVRRGGGRVPQRVLVVDDDRTVADVVCRYLTHAGYLVDHVTDGAVALAEVARQPPQLVVLDLMLPGLDGLEVCRRLRQRPDGVPIIMLTARGDEADRILGLQLGADDYLSKPFSPRELVLRVASVLRRAGGEPAGVEPEVLRDSGLELRTGPRVVILDGRELALTLREFDLLAHLMRHPGRAFRRAELLDRVWGWSFGDQSTVTVHVRRLREKVETDPARPRRIVTVWGVGYRYEPTAPTADE; from the coding sequence GTGACCGTACGAAGGGGAGGTGGCCGGGTGCCGCAGCGGGTGCTCGTCGTCGACGACGACCGGACGGTGGCCGACGTGGTCTGCCGGTACCTGACCCACGCGGGCTACCTGGTCGACCACGTCACCGACGGGGCCGTCGCGCTGGCCGAGGTGGCCCGGCAGCCGCCGCAGCTCGTCGTACTCGATCTGATGCTGCCGGGCCTCGACGGCCTGGAGGTGTGCCGGCGGTTGCGGCAGCGGCCGGACGGCGTACCGATCATCATGCTGACCGCGCGCGGTGACGAGGCGGATCGGATCCTCGGCCTGCAACTGGGCGCGGACGACTATCTCAGCAAGCCGTTCTCGCCGCGCGAGCTGGTGCTGCGGGTCGCCTCGGTGCTGCGCCGGGCCGGCGGCGAACCGGCCGGCGTGGAGCCCGAGGTGCTGCGCGACAGCGGGCTGGAGCTGCGGACCGGCCCCCGGGTGGTCATCCTGGACGGCCGGGAGCTGGCGTTGACCCTGCGCGAGTTCGACCTGCTGGCACACCTGATGCGGCATCCGGGGCGGGCGTTCCGCCGGGCCGAGTTGCTGGACCGGGTGTGGGGTTGGAGCTTCGGCGACCAGTCGACGGTGACGGTGCACGTGCGGCGGCTACGGGAGAAGGTCGAGACCGACCCGGCCCGACCCCGCCGGATCGTCACCGTGTGGGGCGTCGGCTACCGGTACGAGCCGACCGCCCCGACCGCCGATGAGTGA
- a CDS encoding NUDIX domain-containing protein, whose product MSGVPHSHCSGCGTAYPAGADWPRNCTACGHTVWRNPIPVAVAILPVHTPEGLGVVVQRRDIEPARGLLALPGGFIEHGEEWRDALVRELWEETGLTGEAGSVRLFAVHSAPAGGTIMIFGALPAQRIEELPPSAPTAEATEWLVLTEPTELAFSTHSQVLADFLAAHR is encoded by the coding sequence ATGAGCGGCGTTCCCCACTCCCACTGCTCCGGCTGCGGCACCGCCTATCCCGCCGGGGCCGACTGGCCCCGCAACTGCACCGCCTGCGGGCACACCGTCTGGCGCAACCCGATCCCGGTCGCGGTGGCGATCCTGCCGGTGCACACCCCCGAGGGCCTCGGCGTGGTGGTCCAGCGGCGGGACATCGAACCGGCCCGGGGGCTGCTCGCCCTGCCGGGCGGCTTCATCGAACACGGTGAGGAGTGGCGGGACGCACTGGTCCGCGAACTGTGGGAGGAGACCGGCCTGACCGGCGAGGCCGGCAGCGTACGACTCTTCGCGGTGCACAGCGCCCCGGCCGGCGGCACCATCATGATCTTCGGGGCGTTGCCGGCCCAGCGGATCGAGGAGCTGCCGCCGTCCGCGCCCACCGCCGAGGCCACCGAGTGGCTGGTCCTCACCGAGCCGACCGAGCTGGCCTTCTCCACCCACTCGCAGGTGCTCGCCGACTTCCTCGCCGCACACCGCTGA
- a CDS encoding sensor histidine kinase: protein MSDLALIFTAALGAALGVGLLGALALRLLRGRSITAHIGVLLGVTVSAVVAGVAVVAEAMFLSAHDLEVVLITVAAAAVVSLAVGWLFGRRLAAAAVWADQARERERRVEKGRRDLVAWVSHDLRTPLAGLRAMAEALEDRVVDDPATVAEYHRRIRVETDRMTRLVDDLFELSRINAGALRLSLAAVPLGEVVSDALAATAPLAAARRIRLVAVEAGWPTVLASEPELARVVGNLLVNAVRYTPPDGTVTVEGGREADHAWLAVADTCGGIPAGDLPRLFDVAFRGEPARTPPPPPGSGPGGDGSGGLGLAIVHGLVEAHGGRVQVANITDGCRFVVRLPVPGT, encoded by the coding sequence ATGAGTGACCTGGCGCTGATCTTCACGGCCGCGCTGGGCGCGGCGCTCGGGGTCGGGCTGCTCGGCGCGCTGGCGCTGCGGCTGCTGCGCGGCCGGTCGATCACCGCGCACATCGGGGTGCTGCTCGGCGTGACCGTCTCGGCGGTGGTGGCCGGGGTGGCGGTGGTCGCCGAGGCGATGTTCCTCTCCGCGCACGACCTGGAGGTGGTGCTGATCACGGTGGCTGCGGCGGCGGTGGTCAGCCTGGCGGTGGGCTGGCTGTTCGGTCGCCGGCTGGCCGCCGCGGCGGTCTGGGCCGACCAGGCCCGGGAGCGGGAACGGCGGGTCGAGAAGGGCCGGCGGGACCTGGTGGCCTGGGTGTCGCACGACCTGCGTACCCCGCTGGCCGGGTTGCGGGCGATGGCCGAGGCGCTGGAGGACCGGGTGGTGGACGATCCGGCGACGGTGGCCGAGTACCACCGGCGGATCCGGGTGGAGACGGATCGGATGACCCGGCTGGTCGACGACCTGTTCGAACTGTCCCGGATCAACGCCGGGGCGTTGCGGTTGTCGCTGGCGGCGGTGCCGCTGGGCGAGGTGGTCTCGGACGCGCTCGCCGCGACCGCGCCGCTGGCCGCCGCCCGGCGGATCCGGCTGGTGGCGGTGGAGGCGGGCTGGCCGACGGTGCTGGCCAGCGAGCCGGAACTGGCCCGGGTGGTGGGGAACCTGCTGGTGAACGCGGTGCGCTACACCCCGCCGGACGGCACGGTGACGGTCGAGGGTGGCCGGGAGGCCGACCACGCCTGGTTGGCGGTGGCGGACACCTGCGGCGGTATCCCGGCCGGTGACCTGCCGCGCCTGTTCGACGTGGCGTTCCGGGGCGAGCCGGCCCGGACCCCGCCTCCCCCACCCGGTTCGGGGCCGGGCGGGGACGGGTCGGGTGGGTTGGGGCTGGCGATCGTGCACGGGCTGGTTGAAGCGCACGGCGGGCGGGTACAGGTAGCGAACATCACCGATGGGTGCCGGTTCGTGGTCCGGTTGCCGGTCCCGGGAACCTGA